Proteins found in one Nitratiruptor sp. SB155-2 genomic segment:
- a CDS encoding methyltransferase family protein, with protein MKLSPQTIIRIFLWLLFLFGGAIVSIYFDTLYFRNFLFSPLFHFITFSLGLILLKISFCAASKGGKELKQKGRQGNLPRLETNRLVTDGIYGCTRHPMLFGLMLLPLAIALTLGLPTFIFFIAPTEVILIFLLMITFDEMDAKRKYGQKYEAYRQKVPILPKKCWRELFFC; from the coding sequence TTGAAACTCTCCCCTCAAACCATTATTAGAATTTTTCTGTGGCTTCTCTTTTTATTTGGCGGAGCCATTGTTTCAATCTACTTCGATACACTCTATTTCAGAAATTTTCTTTTCTCTCCGCTTTTTCATTTCATTACATTTTCTCTTGGTCTCATACTTTTGAAAATTTCCTTTTGTGCAGCATCCAAAGGAGGGAAAGAGCTCAAGCAAAAAGGAAGACAAGGCAATCTTCCAAGGCTCGAGACAAATAGACTCGTCACAGATGGCATCTATGGATGCACAAGACACCCTATGCTTTTTGGACTTATGCTATTACCGCTTGCCATTGCTCTTACATTGGGTTTACCAACTTTTATATTTTTCATTGCTCCAACCGAGGTAATTCTTATTTTTTTACTGATGATAACATTCGATGAGATGGATGCCAAAAGAAAATATGGGCAAAAATATGAAGCGTATAGGCAAAAGGTGCCTATACTACCTAAAAAATGCTGGAGAGAGCTCTTTTTTTGTTAG
- a CDS encoding efflux RND transporter permease subunit: MKKFEKFIYKILDSKPKKALVITLILASLFASVMMIPTKVVWVKMLPGKSANTFSVYLDLPTGSSIEETKKVNECVLDILKKEKEVTDIESYLGMGAPLDYAGLVKGSAFKNSENVAEVVVNLTDKHEREERSYNMVHRLRPIIQKKCEPLVKGTSIKMIEQPAGPPTLAAVVAEIYGQNNEERRAIAKRVASIFKKTPGLVDVDIMEDEIFRKYLLKPNIDKIQKSGLAVEQVQKILYLAFEGMGVGVKNSEDYPSQIELFLRLSDETRRFDDKTLESVKKKLASFQLMNQKGMLVPLLEVVDLVPATNEPKIMHKNLRRYTNVIAETDLVSQVYPLLDARETIMKEFSKEYKIEKTDYLFNLRLINKKTGAAYDLKWDGEMKVTLDTFRDLGLAFIAALILIYLLIVVYYKSYTLSNIVMAGSFLSIIGVIVGHWVADLVTTDTFFLTATSMIGFIALMGISSRNSILLIDFAKALMIEKHIPKRRSIAIATATRARPIMLTAIAIILGSALLASDPIFGGLGVALIGGTVAAVIVSLIFIPVLMDNAKAMDFTDEHTKSEEEFE; this comes from the coding sequence GTGAAAAAGTTTGAAAAATTTATATATAAAATCCTGGATAGCAAACCGAAAAAAGCTTTAGTAATCACCCTTATTCTTGCATCATTGTTTGCTTCAGTGATGATGATCCCTACAAAAGTGGTATGGGTGAAGATGCTTCCTGGTAAAAGCGCGAATACTTTCAGTGTCTATCTTGATTTACCGACAGGAAGCTCCATTGAAGAGACGAAGAAAGTCAATGAATGTGTACTGGATATCTTGAAAAAAGAGAAAGAGGTTACTGACATAGAAAGCTATCTTGGTATGGGTGCACCGCTTGATTATGCAGGACTTGTCAAAGGGAGTGCATTTAAAAACAGCGAAAATGTGGCTGAGGTCGTTGTCAATCTTACCGATAAACACGAGCGAGAAGAACGAAGCTACAATATGGTCCATAGGTTGCGACCGATTATCCAAAAGAAGTGTGAACCTTTGGTAAAAGGAACTTCAATCAAAATGATCGAGCAGCCTGCAGGGCCTCCTACTTTGGCGGCTGTTGTAGCAGAAATTTATGGTCAAAATAACGAAGAGCGAAGGGCAATTGCAAAAAGAGTTGCTTCCATTTTCAAAAAAACTCCAGGTCTTGTCGATGTGGATATCATGGAAGATGAGATATTTAGAAAGTATCTTTTGAAACCAAATATCGATAAAATCCAAAAAAGCGGTTTGGCAGTCGAGCAGGTACAAAAGATACTCTATCTCGCATTTGAGGGAATGGGTGTTGGAGTGAAAAACAGTGAAGACTATCCTTCACAAATAGAGCTCTTTTTGAGACTTTCCGATGAGACGAGACGATTTGATGATAAAACGTTGGAGTCTGTGAAAAAGAAACTAGCATCTTTTCAACTTATGAATCAAAAGGGAATGCTCGTACCTTTGTTGGAAGTAGTCGATCTTGTACCAGCAACGAACGAGCCAAAAATCATGCACAAAAATCTTCGTCGATATACCAATGTTATCGCAGAAACAGATCTTGTCTCTCAAGTCTATCCTTTGCTTGATGCACGAGAAACAATTATGAAAGAGTTCAGTAAAGAGTATAAAATAGAAAAAACCGACTATCTTTTCAATCTTCGCTTGATCAATAAAAAGACAGGTGCTGCATACGATCTCAAATGGGATGGAGAGATGAAGGTAACGCTTGATACCTTTAGAGATCTAGGCCTTGCATTTATCGCCGCACTTATTTTGATCTATCTTCTTATCGTTGTCTACTACAAAAGCTATACACTTTCAAATATCGTTATGGCAGGAAGCTTCCTCTCCATTATCGGTGTGATTGTAGGACACTGGGTTGCAGACCTCGTTACTACTGACACCTTCTTTTTGACGGCTACTTCAATGATTGGTTTTATTGCCCTTATGGGAATCAGTTCGAGAAACTCCATACTGCTTATCGATTTTGCTAAAGCGTTGATGATTGAAAAGCATATACCGAAAAGAAGATCGATTGCGATAGCGACAGCTACGCGGGCAAGACCGATTATGCTAACGGCAATTGCCATTATCTTGGGTTCGGCTCTTTTGGCGAGTGATCCTATTTTTGGTGGACTCGGAGTTGCACTTATCGGTGGTACCGTAGCGGCCGTCATCGTATCACTCATCTTTATTCCGGTATTAATGGATAACGCCAAAGCGATGGATTTCACAGATGAACATACGAAAAGTGAAGAGGAGTTCGAGTAG
- a CDS encoding SAM-dependent methyltransferase, producing the protein MNQKIFEERIRKIEPSILELLHTKKSFSFRINHHRASTQEAIELLEQEGYHPRKVEWANDVFELPIEHRKSIVKSSAYTQNMIYIQNLSSIFSAYSIDIDPEDWVLDLAAAPGGKSLIFSERAKKVSAVEPDKGRFFRMKRNFKEHMAKNIQTYNKDGRFIYKSCPGWFDKVFLDAPCSSEAHIDGEVTWWNVRRVRKFAKLQKELIVSAYESLKPGGQMIYSTCTFAPEENEAVVDFLIKKYPEAQVMEVEVPFSNWMRGLSEWEEKEFHPDVAKTVRILPKGAYSGFFMAKIMKNL; encoded by the coding sequence GTGAATCAAAAAATTTTTGAAGAGCGTATTCGAAAAATAGAACCTTCCATTTTGGAACTGCTTCATACCAAAAAAAGTTTTAGTTTTCGTATCAATCATCACAGGGCATCGACGCAAGAAGCGATTGAATTATTGGAACAGGAAGGGTATCATCCAAGAAAAGTCGAATGGGCGAATGATGTTTTCGAATTGCCGATTGAGCATAGAAAATCGATAGTCAAAAGTAGTGCCTATACACAGAATATGATCTATATCCAAAATCTCTCTTCTATTTTTTCAGCTTACTCCATTGATATAGATCCTGAGGACTGGGTGTTGGATTTGGCGGCGGCCCCAGGTGGAAAGAGCCTCATCTTTAGTGAACGAGCGAAAAAAGTGAGTGCCGTTGAACCAGATAAAGGGCGTTTTTTTAGAATGAAACGGAATTTTAAAGAGCATATGGCGAAAAATATACAGACCTACAACAAAGATGGCAGATTTATCTACAAAAGCTGTCCCGGGTGGTTTGACAAAGTCTTTTTGGATGCACCCTGCAGCAGTGAAGCCCATATCGATGGGGAGGTGACATGGTGGAATGTAAGAAGAGTTCGAAAATTTGCCAAACTGCAAAAGGAACTCATTGTAAGTGCCTATGAGAGCCTCAAACCTGGCGGGCAGATGATCTATTCTACATGTACATTTGCCCCAGAGGAGAATGAAGCAGTAGTCGATTTTTTGATCAAAAAATATCCTGAAGCTCAAGTTATGGAAGTAGAAGTTCCATTCTCCAACTGGATGAGGGGTTTGAGCGAGTGGGAAGAAAAAGAGTTTCATCCAGATGTTGCAAAAACTGTGCGAATTTTACCCAAAGGGGCGTACAGTGGTTTTTTTATGGCAAAAATTATGAAAAACTTATAA
- a CDS encoding TolC family protein, with translation MRIVLLTLLLWVMAFAKIENLSLNEALKILKKNNSNIKIAKLQERMAAFDTKIAQSYNYGSLNLIFNALRSNDAGNVFGFKLQSREATFRDFGFKDFLGGVSYVLQNSPDFDTFKAYMTNPQMQNQLLSTAPHDLNYPKARNHFQTKLQYQVPLFTGFKLSMYEKISKSMEKMKQLEAKKVINEMIFQTKKTFSDITLVENYIKNLEVLKSNMDKLENIIKTFKQVGYAKETDVLEVEAKKAEVLSYLNQAKLNRDLAYQYLSFLLNEDVGSIQHVQEVLPLPKEPTQKLVEKTVDIKRVKLGKKITQMNIKLQKSGFYPMIGAFGEYGSSDDKPFNDFFDKDAYTIGAQLKWNLFSGGKTSDEVQKAKLQYMKMNEQEILAKRGLALKINQIKTEVVSKDFDIKAQSKEFELSKKIYEMYVERYKVGLSNITDVLIKHSQEIKALLKLLKTKTLRNEKVLELESLLDKETR, from the coding sequence ATGCGTATTGTTTTATTGACGCTGCTCTTATGGGTGATGGCGTTTGCCAAGATTGAAAACCTCTCACTCAATGAGGCTTTAAAAATATTGAAAAAAAATAACAGTAATATCAAAATTGCCAAATTACAAGAGAGAATGGCCGCTTTTGATACAAAGATAGCTCAAAGTTATAATTATGGTTCACTCAATCTTATCTTTAACGCCCTTCGAAGTAATGATGCAGGGAATGTTTTTGGATTTAAACTCCAAAGTAGAGAAGCGACTTTTCGAGATTTTGGATTTAAAGATTTTTTAGGTGGTGTTTCGTATGTACTGCAAAACTCTCCAGATTTTGATACGTTTAAAGCATATATGACAAATCCACAAATGCAAAATCAACTATTAAGTACTGCGCCGCACGATCTCAATTATCCCAAAGCACGCAATCACTTTCAAACAAAACTCCAGTACCAAGTTCCTCTCTTTACCGGTTTCAAACTGAGTATGTATGAAAAGATTTCTAAATCAATGGAAAAAATGAAGCAACTAGAAGCGAAAAAAGTTATCAATGAGATGATTTTTCAGACGAAAAAGACATTTTCCGACATTACCCTCGTAGAAAACTATATAAAAAATCTTGAAGTGTTGAAATCGAATATGGATAAGCTTGAAAACATTATAAAAACTTTCAAACAGGTCGGTTATGCAAAAGAAACTGATGTTTTGGAGGTGGAAGCAAAGAAAGCGGAAGTTCTCAGCTATCTCAATCAAGCAAAGCTCAATCGAGATTTGGCATACCAATATCTCTCTTTTTTACTGAATGAAGATGTAGGAAGTATTCAGCATGTCCAAGAGGTATTGCCATTACCGAAAGAGCCAACACAGAAACTTGTTGAAAAAACAGTCGATATAAAAAGAGTGAAACTGGGTAAAAAAATAACACAAATGAATATTAAACTACAAAAAAGTGGTTTTTATCCTATGATCGGTGCTTTCGGGGAGTATGGAAGCAGTGATGACAAGCCATTTAACGATTTTTTTGACAAAGATGCCTATACAATCGGGGCACAGCTTAAATGGAATCTTTTTAGTGGCGGGAAAACTTCCGATGAAGTACAAAAAGCGAAACTACAGTATATGAAGATGAACGAACAAGAGATTTTAGCCAAACGAGGACTTGCTTTGAAAATCAATCAGATCAAAACGGAAGTGGTCAGTAAAGATTTTGATATAAAAGCGCAAAGCAAAGAGTTTGAACTTTCGAAAAAAATCTATGAGATGTATGTGGAGCGATATAAAGTCGGTCTTTCAAATATCACCGATGTTTTGATCAAACACTCTCAAGAGATCAAAGCGCTATTGAAGCTACTAAAAACAAAAACACTTCGAAATGAAAAAGTACTTGAACTAGAAAGCCTACTCGATAAGGAGACTCGATGA
- a CDS encoding DJ-1 family glyoxalase III, with the protein MANVLVPLADGFEEIEAMAIIDVLSRAGNNVTVAGLFDNEVEGANTGLKVLVHTLLKDVEIDTYDLMVLPGGLPGAEHLAKSELVQEMIRKMNEKGKYVGAICAAPWALKEAGVLEGKKHTNYPGFEEKTGEEGYVADQKVVIDGNVVTSRGPGTAICFGLELVRLLNGEETYKQLKAGLLADYC; encoded by the coding sequence ATGGCAAATGTACTAGTACCACTAGCAGATGGTTTTGAAGAAATTGAAGCGATGGCGATTATTGATGTTTTGAGTCGGGCAGGAAACAATGTGACTGTTGCAGGGCTTTTCGATAATGAAGTGGAAGGAGCAAATACCGGTCTAAAGGTTCTTGTACATACGCTTTTGAAAGATGTTGAAATCGATACATATGATTTGATGGTATTGCCTGGAGGGCTTCCCGGGGCAGAGCACTTGGCAAAGAGTGAACTTGTCCAAGAGATGATTCGAAAAATGAATGAGAAAGGAAAGTATGTAGGTGCGATCTGTGCCGCACCATGGGCTTTGAAAGAGGCTGGAGTGCTAGAGGGCAAAAAACATACCAACTACCCTGGATTTGAAGAAAAAACAGGCGAAGAGGGTTATGTGGCCGATCAAAAAGTTGTCATTGATGGTAATGTCGTTACATCCAGAGGTCCGGGGACTGCGATCTGCTTTGGATTGGAGCTTGTACGACTTCTAAATGGTGAAGAGACGTATAAACAGCTTAAAGCCGGACTTTTGGCAGACTACTGCTAA
- a CDS encoding glycosyltransferase family 2 protein — protein sequence MQLQNISPLFSVIIPVYNRANFIARAIESVLHQTFRDFELIVVDDGSTDETPKVLERYPIQVIRQENKGVSAARNRGIKAAKGKIIALLDSDDEWKKNHLRTHADFFQSHPEYTIHQTDEIWIRNGKFLNKKKIHQKKSGYIFYDSLRLCLISPSAVAIKKELFNEVGLFREDFEVCEDYELWLRITKKYPVGFTPIQTVIKYGGHEDQLSQKYFGMDRWRIKAMLPFCEDPKVREIALQKCTILINGAKKHGNQQILQEFEPILEQLKEKF from the coding sequence ATGCAGTTGCAAAATATCTCTCCTCTCTTTAGTGTCATTATCCCGGTTTACAATAGAGCTAACTTCATTGCAAGAGCTATTGAATCGGTTCTTCATCAAACTTTTAGAGATTTTGAGCTTATCGTTGTCGATGATGGCTCGACAGATGAGACTCCAAAGGTTTTAGAACGATATCCCATACAAGTAATTAGACAAGAAAATAAAGGAGTCAGCGCGGCAAGAAACAGAGGCATCAAAGCGGCAAAAGGAAAAATTATCGCTTTGCTCGACAGCGATGATGAGTGGAAAAAGAACCATTTGCGGACACATGCCGATTTTTTTCAATCGCATCCAGAATATACAATTCACCAAACAGATGAAATATGGATACGTAACGGGAAATTTTTGAATAAAAAAAAGATTCATCAAAAAAAGAGCGGTTATATCTTTTACGATTCTTTACGCCTTTGTCTCATCTCTCCTTCAGCCGTTGCTATCAAAAAGGAGCTTTTTAATGAAGTTGGCCTTTTTCGAGAAGATTTCGAGGTATGTGAGGATTATGAGCTGTGGCTGCGTATCACAAAAAAATATCCCGTTGGCTTTACTCCCATACAAACAGTCATAAAATATGGAGGACATGAAGATCAGCTTTCCCAAAAATATTTTGGAATGGATCGGTGGAGAATCAAAGCAATGCTACCCTTTTGCGAGGATCCTAAGGTGAGAGAAATAGCGCTACAAAAATGTACCATTTTGATCAATGGTGCAAAAAAACACGGTAATCAACAAATATTGCAAGAATTTGAGCCGATTTTAGAGCAATTGAAGGAAAAATTTTGA
- a CDS encoding HAD-IIB family hydrolase has translation MEFFVTDLDKTFLRSDLTLSDFSKEVWNNFKKPLTIATARSYTGASKLLKDLKLQYPMILLDGAMICAPDGTPIKINALEKNIVDDFIDLVEKEFDERPLIVGIDEKMQERFLYPKKLNIHQKELLQNYKNDNRVLNIEKLRALPKNLKVVYLGDEKLLQSIESCVKSLYNVESKLSKDPYQDCHFLTFLHPLGDKAHALKELEAFQGVDAKEVSVFGDSHNDIGMFRWAGKSIAVKNALPQVKEVANEVLPWSNDEDAVAKYLSSL, from the coding sequence GTGGAGTTTTTTGTCACAGATCTCGATAAGACATTTTTGCGAAGCGATCTGACACTTTCAGATTTTAGCAAAGAAGTTTGGAACAACTTTAAAAAACCACTTACCATTGCAACAGCAAGGAGCTATACAGGTGCTTCCAAACTACTCAAGGACTTGAAACTTCAATATCCCATGATTTTGCTTGATGGAGCGATGATCTGTGCTCCTGATGGCACTCCGATAAAAATCAATGCTTTAGAAAAAAACATTGTGGACGATTTCATAGACCTCGTTGAAAAAGAGTTTGATGAACGGCCTTTGATTGTCGGAATCGATGAAAAGATGCAAGAAAGATTTCTCTATCCCAAAAAACTCAATATCCATCAAAAAGAGCTTTTGCAAAACTATAAAAATGACAACCGTGTACTCAATATTGAAAAGCTTAGAGCGTTGCCGAAAAATCTCAAAGTGGTCTATCTTGGTGATGAAAAACTTCTTCAATCGATTGAGTCCTGTGTCAAATCTTTATACAATGTGGAGTCGAAGCTATCGAAAGACCCCTATCAAGACTGCCATTTTTTAACATTTTTACATCCTTTGGGTGATAAAGCTCACGCGTTAAAAGAATTGGAAGCGTTCCAAGGAGTGGATGCAAAAGAGGTAAGCGTTTTTGGTGATAGTCACAACGACATTGGAATGTTTCGGTGGGCTGGAAAATCTATAGCAGTCAAAAACGCATTGCCACAAGTCAAAGAAGTCGCAAACGAAGTATTGCCGTGGAGCAATGACGAAGATGCAGTTGCAAAATATCTCTCCTCTCTTTAG
- a CDS encoding cupin domain-containing protein encodes MNNKALKIEFEAVKSDNAFLPGGRGTRKIIVTKTYSNKEEEVKTPLWKPPLKNEKCPVYRMNNVEMSFFTEQAKQERHYHKEGTEIYMVIEGEFIIEIENKIYRLYQGDTIIVPPFSIHHVKNEGNRYFCRMININCGGIEDKYIV; translated from the coding sequence ATGAATAACAAAGCTCTTAAAATTGAGTTTGAAGCAGTAAAAAGCGATAATGCTTTTTTGCCTGGCGGTCGCGGGACCCGGAAAATTATCGTTACTAAAACATATTCCAATAAAGAGGAGGAAGTCAAAACTCCTCTTTGGAAACCGCCTTTGAAAAATGAAAAATGCCCTGTATACCGAATGAATAATGTTGAGATGTCTTTTTTTACTGAACAGGCAAAACAGGAGAGACATTACCATAAAGAAGGTACAGAAATCTACATGGTTATCGAGGGAGAATTTATTATAGAAATAGAAAATAAAATATATCGACTTTATCAAGGTGATACTATCATAGTTCCCCCTTTTTCTATACATCACGTTAAAAATGAGGGTAATAGATATTTTTGTCGTATGATAAATATAAATTGTGGTGGAATAGAAGACAAATATATTGTTTAA
- a CDS encoding DUF2905 domain-containing protein, which translates to MDFGKILVFLGIVLVIVGLFIHFIGRLPGDIYIKKDGFTFYFPITTSIVLSIVLSALLYIFSRFFR; encoded by the coding sequence GTGGATTTTGGTAAGATACTCGTCTTTCTGGGTATCGTATTGGTCATAGTTGGTCTTTTTATCCATTTTATCGGGCGTTTGCCCGGTGATATCTATATCAAGAAAGATGGATTTACTTTCTATTTTCCTATAACTACTTCGATAGTTCTTAGTATTGTACTTTCAGCCCTTTTATATATCTTTTCAAGATTTTTTCGATAA
- a CDS encoding efflux RND transporter periplasmic adaptor subunit has protein sequence MKKIILFCLMSIALLAKGLELSGYVKSDDTKMIGTRFMGYVEKVYVSEGDWVKKGQILYKIDSKEIDLAKSQVELMISQARLAIAMNENMYEFAKVNYMRHQKLYKKGMVSKFELEQMELMYKNTKNMVEIAKKQLAQAKAKLAEVLHQYEYLKIKAPNDGVIIQKMVKEGQLTVPGYPGMVLTTLDNLKIEAEISESNLKNIHIGQEVTVEVPSVGFETVGKVSAIIPAANPMTHKFKIKVSFDKKGAELIPGMYAKLIWK, from the coding sequence ATGAAGAAGATAATACTGTTTTGTTTGATGAGTATTGCACTCTTGGCAAAAGGTTTGGAGCTATCTGGATATGTGAAAAGCGATGATACGAAAATGATTGGAACCCGTTTCATGGGATATGTGGAAAAGGTCTATGTGAGTGAAGGGGACTGGGTCAAAAAAGGACAAATTCTTTATAAGATCGATTCAAAAGAGATCGATCTTGCAAAATCTCAAGTAGAACTGATGATTTCCCAGGCAAGACTTGCAATTGCTATGAATGAAAACATGTATGAGTTTGCGAAAGTCAACTATATGAGACATCAAAAACTCTATAAAAAAGGGATGGTTTCCAAGTTTGAACTTGAGCAGATGGAATTGATGTATAAAAATACGAAAAATATGGTAGAGATCGCAAAAAAGCAACTTGCTCAAGCAAAAGCGAAATTGGCAGAAGTGTTGCATCAATATGAGTATCTCAAAATCAAAGCACCAAATGATGGTGTTATCATACAAAAAATGGTAAAAGAGGGTCAGTTGACGGTTCCTGGGTATCCAGGCATGGTGTTAACGACGCTTGACAATCTTAAAATTGAAGCCGAAATTAGCGAAAGTAATCTAAAAAACATCCATATTGGGCAAGAAGTTACTGTGGAAGTACCATCTGTAGGATTTGAAACAGTAGGAAAAGTAAGTGCAATCATTCCAGCTGCAAACCCCATGACGCATAAATTTAAAATAAAAGTCTCCTTTGATAAAAAAGGTGCGGAGCTCATTCCTGGTATGTATGCAAAACTTATTTGGAAATAG
- a CDS encoding efflux RND transporter permease subunit: MKCAYKPKDIAGKLALTFLHNPLTALLAVFILAIGYLSLEVMPREEDPQIAISGGTIIVPMPGATPKEIENVVVKPLEEKIREIKGVEHIYGIAMENVGIVNVQYFIGQNREISNMKLYDKVMQNMDMLPKNAMHPLVKPFDIDIDIPILTFAFYKKNPNLSDGEFYKIIRDIKYRVNGVKDVSKTNLKGAHKRQFNILVDLGKLSGYHLSLGQIMQAISSVAKEVPEVKNRTKNSKIVIFGVPNAIESVEDVKNIMVANYMGSPIYVKDIAKVEDGINIQDFKQAQIWTKKLHTKPQYTLEVSKLKGTNAVFVANDVLALINELKPYLEKKGIGYVLTRNYGKRANDAVNELVDHLLITIAIIAVMLVFFLGFKEALIVTFTVPAILALTLFVAYITGQTINRITLFAFLLSLGLLVDAAIIVIENIHRHLHEHDAVYKDMDTILVEATDEIGAPTNVATVAIILTMVPMAFVGGMMGEFMKPIPYNVPVALLSSLLIAYIFTPYLAKKLLKKPHMHHHHHHFQKHEKLPSECDIDGGKS, translated from the coding sequence ATGAAATGTGCATATAAACCAAAAGATATTGCAGGTAAACTTGCTCTTACCTTTTTACACAACCCTCTAACCGCTCTTTTGGCAGTTTTTATTTTGGCAATTGGTTATCTTTCACTTGAAGTGATGCCTCGAGAAGAGGATCCTCAAATTGCAATCAGTGGCGGTACCATCATCGTACCTATGCCAGGAGCTACACCTAAAGAGATAGAAAATGTCGTTGTAAAACCTTTGGAAGAAAAGATTCGAGAGATCAAAGGGGTAGAGCATATCTACGGCATAGCGATGGAAAATGTTGGAATCGTTAATGTGCAATACTTTATCGGACAAAATAGAGAAATTTCAAATATGAAACTGTATGACAAAGTGATGCAAAACATGGATATGCTTCCAAAAAATGCGATGCACCCTCTTGTGAAACCTTTTGATATTGATATCGATATTCCTATACTGACATTTGCTTTTTACAAGAAAAACCCAAATTTGAGTGATGGAGAGTTTTATAAAATTATCCGAGATATCAAATATCGCGTGAACGGGGTCAAAGATGTCTCCAAAACAAATCTCAAAGGAGCCCATAAACGCCAATTCAATATTTTGGTGGATTTGGGAAAACTTTCAGGGTATCATCTCTCTCTTGGTCAAATCATGCAAGCGATCAGTTCGGTTGCCAAGGAGGTTCCTGAAGTAAAAAATAGAACAAAGAACAGCAAAATCGTCATATTTGGCGTGCCAAATGCGATAGAGAGTGTTGAAGATGTCAAAAACATCATGGTGGCAAACTATATGGGCTCACCTATCTATGTGAAAGACATTGCAAAAGTGGAAGATGGGATCAACATCCAAGATTTCAAACAGGCTCAAATTTGGACGAAAAAGCTTCACACCAAACCTCAATATACCCTGGAAGTGAGTAAACTCAAAGGGACAAATGCCGTCTTTGTTGCAAACGATGTATTAGCGCTTATCAATGAGTTGAAGCCTTATCTTGAAAAGAAAGGCATAGGATATGTCTTGACAAGAAACTACGGAAAAAGAGCAAATGACGCTGTAAACGAACTTGTTGATCACCTGCTCATCACAATCGCTATCATTGCAGTGATGCTTGTATTTTTCTTGGGATTCAAAGAGGCTCTCATCGTTACTTTTACAGTACCGGCTATTTTGGCATTGACCCTTTTCGTAGCTTATATTACTGGTCAAACAATTAACCGAATTACACTTTTTGCCTTTTTGCTTTCTTTGGGTCTTTTGGTGGATGCAGCAATTATCGTGATCGAAAACATACATAGACACCTTCACGAACATGACGCTGTTTATAAAGATATGGATACCATATTAGTCGAGGCTACCGATGAGATTGGTGCGCCTACCAATGTTGCAACTGTCGCTATCATTTTAACAATGGTTCCTATGGCATTTGTCGGTGGTATGATGGGTGAATTTATGAAGCCGATTCCATATAATGTTCCTGTGGCTCTTTTATCATCATTGTTGATCGCTTATATTTTTACACCGTATCTTGCGAAGAAGCTTTTGAAAAAACCACATATGCATCATCACCATCACCATTTCCAAAAACACGAAAAGCTACCAAGTGAATGTGATATAGATGGAGGCAAATCGTGA
- the efp gene encoding elongation factor P encodes MAYSMNDLKKGLRIELNGVPYRIVEYQHVKPGKGAAYVRTKIKSLVDGRVLEKTFHAGDKAEKPDLEQKTMQYLYDDGENMHFMDTTTYDQITLTHEQVGEENIKFMKDGMTVDILFHNGKAISVEIPPVVELEVTETAPAFKGDTATGGRKPATLETGAVVQVPFHILTGDVIKVDTVEGKYLEKVK; translated from the coding sequence ATGGCATATAGTATGAACGACCTGAAAAAAGGTCTACGAATAGAACTGAATGGTGTACCATACAGAATCGTGGAATATCAGCACGTAAAACCTGGAAAAGGTGCAGCGTACGTCCGGACGAAAATCAAATCACTCGTTGATGGTAGAGTTTTGGAAAAGACCTTCCATGCTGGTGATAAAGCAGAAAAACCTGATCTTGAACAAAAAACGATGCAGTATCTGTATGATGATGGCGAAAATATGCATTTTATGGATACGACAACATATGACCAAATAACATTGACCCACGAGCAAGTTGGCGAAGAGAATATTAAATTCATGAAAGATGGAATGACTGTGGATATCCTTTTTCATAACGGCAAAGCAATTTCCGTAGAGATTCCACCTGTAGTCGAACTGGAGGTGACCGAAACAGCGCCAGCTTTCAAAGGTGATACAGCAACTGGTGGTAGAAAACCTGCAACGCTTGAAACTGGTGCAGTCGTGCAAGTTCCTTTTCATATTCTTACAGGCGATGTGATCAAAGTCGATACCGTAGAAGGAAAATATCTCGAAAAAGTAAAGTAA